A window of Fragaria vesca subsp. vesca linkage group LG7, FraVesHawaii_1.0, whole genome shotgun sequence contains these coding sequences:
- the LOC101306186 gene encoding probable pectinesterase/pectinesterase inhibitor 25-like, whose translation MPTPPQSLSLLLLLLALPLLIFCFPAEAESPPSPPSSSASAACKSTLYPKLCRSILSAIRSSPSDPYNYGKFSIKQCLKKARKLSKALDHFLHHTKLSSSMTDAEANAFDDCQQLSELNVDYLEAISTELKSAELLNEELVDKVQTLLSGIVTNQQTCYDGLVVAKSSIVNSSTSPLSVAFSNATQLYSVSLGLVTHSLARNLKKKHKKRNGSSVSQGHKIREPLETFIEGLRKSSSKHSRDERILDEMESSGIIVNDAVIVSPHGDDNFTSIGAAIDSAPNNTNPEDGYFVIYARKGHYKEYVVVPKYKKNIMLLGDGINKTIITGKHNFVDGWTTFNSSTFAVSGERFVAIDVTFKNTAGPEKHQAVAVRNNADFSTFYRCSFEGYQDTLYAHSLRQFYKECDIYGTVDFIFGNAAAVFQSCNLYARKPMPNQKNAFTAQGRTDPNQNTGISIHNCTIEAAPDLAMDLNSTLNFLGRPWKVYSRTVIMQSYIGPLISSVGWLEWNGTVGLDTLYYGEFEN comes from the exons ATGCCGACACCACCGCAATCCTTGTCGTTGCTCCTGCTCCTCCTTGCTCTTCCTCTCCTTATCTTCTGCTTCCCGGCCGAAGCCGAGTCGCCACCGTCGCCCCCCTCCTCCTCTGCCTCCGCCGCCTGCAAGTCCACCCTCTACCCCAAGCTCTGCCGTTCTATTCTCTCCGCCATCAGATCCTCCCCCTCCGACCCTTACAACTACGGCAAGTTCTCCATCAAGCAATGCCTCAAAAAGGCGCGCAAGCTCTCCAAAGCCCTTGATCATTTCCTCCACCACACCAAACTCTCCTCCTCCATGACCGACGCCGAGGCCAACGCTTTCGACGATTGCCAGCAGCTATCGGAGCTGAACGTCGACTACTTGGAGGCCATCTCGACGGAGCTCAAGTCGGCAGAGCTGCTCAACGAGGAGCTGGTGGACAAGGTGCAGACGCTGCTGAGTGGGATAGTGACAAACCAGCAGACCTGCTACGATGGGCTGGTTGTGGCCAAGAGCAGCATCGTCAACTCCAGCACGAGTCCCTTGTCGGTGGCCTTCTCCAATGCCACGCAGCTCTACAGCGTGTCGCTTGGACTGGTCACTCATTCTTTGGCTCGAAACCTCAAGAAGAAGCATAAGAAACGAAACGGCTCTTCTGTCTCCCAGGGTCACAAAATCCGCGAGCCACTTGAGACTTTCATCGAG GGTCTGAGAAAGAGTTCTTCCAAACACTCGAGAGATGAGAGAATTCTGGACGAAATGGAGAGCAGTGGCATTATAGTGAATGACGCTGTCATTGTCAGTCCACATGGTGACGACAACTTCACTTCCATTGGAGCTGCCATCGATTCTGCACCTAATAATACAAACCCAGAAGACGGTTATTTCGTAATCTACGCTAGAAAAGGTCACTATAAGGAATATGTTGTCGTCCCCAAGTACAAGAAGAACATAATGCTGCTCGGAGATGGTATTAACAAGACTATCATAACTGGAAAACACAATTTCGTCGATGGCTGGACTACTTTCAATTCCTCAACCTTTG CTGTTTCGGGAGAGCGATTTGTGGCCATAGATGTTACCTTCAAGAACACAGCTGGTCCAGAAAAGCACCAAGCAGTGGCCGTAAGAAACAATGCAGACTTCTCCACATTTTACAGATGCAGTTTTGAAGGGTACCAAGACACTCTATATGCACATTCTCTAAGGCAATTCTACAAAGAATGTGACATATACGGAACCGTGGACTTCATCTTCGGCAATGCTGCTGCTGTCTTCCAGAGTTGCAACTTGTACGCCCGAAAGCCCATGCCGAACCAGAAAAACGCATTCACAGCACAGGGACGAACTGACCCGAACCAAAACACGGGAATCTCAATCCACAACTGCACTATTGAAGCTGCACCAGACTTGGCAATGGACTTGAACTCAACCCTAAATTTTTTGGGAAGGCCTTGGAAGGTGTACTCTAGGACTGTGATCATGCAGTCTTATATTGGCCCTCTGATTAGTTCTGTTGGGTGGTTGGAATGGAATGGGACTGTTGGATTGGACACACTATATTATGGTGAGTTTGAGAAT
- the LOC101315382 gene encoding uncharacterized protein LOC101315382, producing MASFSFNTTRIRTPTLQSHKPISRSKPTRLPSTFTSNNLPKLHHFRPNSVSETSVSTQQIDEQEVEDDPTAELSYLDPETDPESITEWELDFCSRPILDIRGKKVWELVVCDESLSLQHTKYFPNNVINSITLKEAIVAISDELGVPLPEKIRYFRSQMQTIITKACTELGIKPIPSKRCLSLLLWLEERYETVYTRHPGFQKGSKPLLALDNPFPMELPENLFGEKWAFVQLPFSAVQKEISSLDSNLVFGASLDLDLLGIEIDDDTLIPGLAVASSRAKPLAAWMNGLEVCAIEVDFARACLILSVGISGRYIYASYKKSPVTTKEAEAWEEAKKACGGLHFLAIQGDLESDDCVGFWLLLDLPPPPV from the exons ATGGCGAGCTTCAGCTTCAACACCACCAGAATCAGAACCCCAACTCTTCAATCTCACAAACCCATCTCTCGCTCTAAACCCACCAGACTTCCCTCTACTTTCACTTCAAACAACCTCCCAAAGCTTCACCATTTCCGACCAAACTCCGTGTCGGAAACCTCCGTCTCAACGCAACAAATAGACGAACAAGAAGTCGAAGATGACCCGACTGCCGAACTGAGCTACCTGGACCCGGAAACCGACCCGGAGAGCATTACGGAGTGGGAGCTGGACTTCTGCTCCAGGCCCATTTTGGATATCAGAGGAAAGAAAGTGTGGGAGCTTGTGGTTTGTGATGAGTCTCTTTCTTTACAGCACACAAAGTACTTCCCTAACAATGTCATCAACAGCATTACTTTGAAAGAAGCCATAGTTGCCATTAGTGATGAGCTAGGTGTGCCTCTGCCCGAGAAGATTCGATACTTCAG GTCACAGATGCAGACCATTATAACAAAAGCCTGTACCGAGCTTGGGATAAAGCCTATTCCGAGTAAAAGG TGCCTGTCACTGCTTTTGTGGTTGGAAGAACGCTATGAGACTGTATACACACGCCATCCTGGTTTCCAAAAAGGTTCAAAGCCTCTCCTTGCACTAGATAACCCTTTCCCCATGGAACTTCCAGAAAATCTTTTTGGAGAAAAATGGGCCTTTGTCCAACTGCCCTTTTCAG CTGTCCAGAAGGAAATCTCATCCTTGGACTCGAATCTGGTGTTTGGAGCAAGTCTGGATTTGGATCTGTTGGGGATTGAAATTGATGATGACACATTGATTCCTGGATTGGCTGTTGCGTCTTCACGTGCTAAACCACTCGCAG CTTGGATGAATGGGTTGGAAGTTTGTGCGATTGAAGTTGATTTTGCACGGGCGTGCTTGATTCTTTCTGTCGGAATTTCTGGCCGGTATATTTATGCTTCATATAAGAAAAGTCCAGTGACAACAAAGGAAGCCGAAGCTTGGGAAGAAGCAAAGAAGGCTTGTGGAGGCTTGCATTTCCTTGCCATCCAGGGGGACTTGGAATCAGATGACTGTGTTGGATTTTGGCTTCTTCTAGACTTGCCACCTCCACCTGTATAG